One Onthophagus taurus isolate NC chromosome 11, IU_Otau_3.0, whole genome shotgun sequence genomic window carries:
- the LOC111413174 gene encoding uncharacterized protein isoform X3, whose amino-acid sequence MSLKRSLINIAKLPLKDVKEIFSSFDTVLTDCDGVIWSSADVIKGAKEALDLIRSKGKKLFYYSNNSTRSREMFKSSIMKFGFHCKNEDIISTTFLTAYYLKSINFNKKAYVIGSIGLCKELELVGIKHTSVGPDVLNIKESIYEYVDSFQPDPEIGAVVIGYDIHISLPKLIKASSYLNRPDVLFVATNTDQSYPLTRKDVVLPAVGSIVAAIQAVDNRKPFIIGKPETYALEWLRKEVHVEAKRTLMIGDRMSHGLTQLSGYQFKQKNSGKGK is encoded by the exons atgaGTCTTAAAAGATCTCTGATAAATATAGCTAAACTACCTTTAAAAGATGTCAAAGAAATTTTCAGTTCTTTTGATACAGTATTAACGGATTGCGATGGAGTTATCTGGTCATCAGCTGATGTTATAAAAGGAGCTAAAGAAGCATTAGATTTGATAAGAAGTAAGGGGAAAAAACTGTTTTACTACAGTAATAACTCAACGAGATCCAGAGAAATGTTTAAATCATCAATAATGAAGTTTGGTTTTCATTGTAAAAACGAAGATATCatttcaacaacatttttaaccgCTTATTATctcaaatcaattaattttaataagaaagcttACGTAATAGGCTCGATTGGACTCTGTAAAGAATTAGAATTAGTTGGAATAAAGCACACTTCAGTTGGA CCCGACGTTCTTAACATAAAAGAATCGATTTATGAATATGTCGATTCCTTCCAACCCGATCCTGAAATTGGAGCTGTAGTCATCGGTTACGACATCCACATTTCATTGCCGAAACTCATCAAAGCCTCGTCATATTTAAATCGTCCGGATGTTTTATTCGTGGCCACAAATACCGATCAAAGTTATCCATTAACCAGAAAAGATGTTGTTCTTCCTGCTGTGGGTTCAATAGTTGCTGCAATACAAGCTGTCGACAATCGCAAACCTTTTATAATTGGAAAACCGGAAACTTATGCTTTGGAATGGCTGAGGAAAGAAGTTCATGTCGAAGCTAAAAGAACATTAATGATCGGAGATAG AATGTCTCATGGTCTTACACAATTGTCTGGTTATCAGTTCAAACAAAAGAATTCTGGGAAAGGAAAGTGA
- the LOC111413173 gene encoding peroxiredoxin-5, mitochondrial: MLSSVTGIKMQLSSQLKLVSSIGRIVSRNLRSSACLNMPITVGDSLPPVDLFEETPANKVNVQQLTKGKKVIIFAVPGAFTPGCSKTHLPGYVAQADSLKTKGIDEIVCVSVNDPFVMSAWGKEQGVGQKIRMLADPQGTFTKTIELNTDLAVLGGLRSKRYSMVVEDGVVKSLQVEPDGTGLSCSLAEAIKL, translated from the exons ATGTTATCTTCTGTTACCGGAATCAAAATGCAACTTTCCAGTCAGTTAAAACTTGTCAGTTCGATTGGACGAATTGTTTCAAGAAACTTGAGGTCTTCCGCTTGCTTAAACATGCCAATTACC GTAGGAGATTCTTTACCCCCCGTAGATTTATTCGAAGAAACCCCCGCTAATAAAGTCAACGTACAACAATTAACCAAAGGTAAAAAAGTTATCATTTTTGCTGTTCCTGGAGCTTTCACCCCTGGATGCTCCAAG acTCATTTACCGGGATATGTAGCTCAAGCAGATTCTTTAAAAACCAAAGGCATAGATGAGATCGTTTGTGTTTCTGTTAACGATCCATTTGTGATGTCCGCTTGGGGAAAAGAACAAGGAGTTGGTCAAAAAATTAGAATGTTAGCTGATCCCCAAGGAACCTTCACTAAAACCATTGAATTAAACACCGATTTGGCGGTTTTGGGTGGATTAAGAAGCAAGAGATATTCCATGGTTGTCGAAGATGGTGTTGTTAAGAGTTTACAGGTTGAACCTGATGGTACAGGATTGTCTTGTTCGTTAGCTGAAgctattaaattgtaa